The Mycolicibacterium boenickei genome has a segment encoding these proteins:
- a CDS encoding WS/DGAT/MGAT family O-acyltransferase — translation MEQLTALDAGFLEAEDSDRHASLAIGAIAVLDGPMPNPETVVAGLAERALTVPRLHQLLHTQPLDLGAPQWVEDTNFDAAHHIHHAALPVPGDDAALYRWAADIMERRLDRDRPLWECWIVDGLEGNRWAILLKVHHCIVDGIAATRLLSRLCDGGDVVGNAVVRQAARGTAAFSPADWLGEAWRISTGLPVAAMQAVRGALGIVTGLLRPAGASSLTGPVTSMRRYAAGEVSLDDVDTVCQEFGVTVNDVALAAITDSFRNTLIRRGEKPRRDALRTLVPVSVRPDDAHDRTDNRVSVMLPYLPVDKADPVHQLRTVHSRLSRAKASGQREAGNILVSAANAIPFPLTAWTVRALTRLPQRGVVTVATNVPGPRRRLRLMGCAVDRLLPIPPIAMQLRTGIAIMSYTDRLVFGVIGDYDSTPDVDELAKGIERAVARLVDISVGHWRSTPVGTLQLVQGG, via the coding sequence ATGGAGCAGCTGACCGCCCTGGACGCGGGCTTCCTGGAAGCCGAGGACTCCGACCGCCACGCGAGCCTGGCGATCGGGGCGATCGCCGTGCTCGACGGGCCGATGCCCAACCCCGAGACCGTCGTGGCCGGCCTGGCCGAACGCGCGCTGACAGTGCCGCGACTGCATCAGCTGCTCCACACCCAGCCGCTCGATCTCGGCGCGCCGCAATGGGTGGAAGACACCAACTTCGACGCCGCCCACCACATTCACCATGCCGCGCTGCCGGTACCAGGCGACGATGCGGCGTTGTACCGGTGGGCCGCCGACATCATGGAACGTCGCCTGGACCGGGACCGTCCGTTGTGGGAGTGCTGGATCGTCGACGGACTCGAAGGCAACCGGTGGGCCATCCTGCTGAAGGTCCACCACTGCATCGTCGACGGGATCGCCGCGACCCGGCTGCTGAGCCGGCTCTGCGACGGCGGCGACGTGGTCGGCAACGCTGTTGTACGTCAAGCTGCCCGGGGGACAGCCGCTTTCAGCCCGGCCGACTGGCTCGGTGAAGCATGGCGCATCTCCACCGGGCTGCCTGTCGCCGCCATGCAGGCCGTGCGCGGAGCCCTCGGCATCGTCACAGGTCTGCTGCGTCCGGCGGGCGCCAGCTCGTTGACCGGACCGGTGACGAGTATGCGCCGTTACGCAGCAGGCGAAGTGTCACTGGACGACGTCGACACGGTGTGCCAGGAGTTCGGCGTGACGGTCAATGATGTTGCCCTGGCAGCGATCACCGACAGCTTCCGCAACACCCTGATCCGCCGGGGCGAGAAGCCGAGGCGGGACGCGCTGCGCACGTTGGTGCCGGTGTCGGTGCGCCCCGACGATGCGCATGACCGCACGGACAACCGGGTATCCGTGATGCTGCCGTACCTTCCCGTCGACAAGGCCGATCCCGTGCATCAGCTACGCACCGTGCATTCCAGGCTCTCCAGAGCCAAGGCCAGCGGTCAGCGCGAGGCGGGCAACATCCTGGTGTCGGCCGCCAACGCGATTCCGTTCCCGCTCACCGCGTGGACGGTGCGGGCACTGACCCGGTTGCCGCAACGCGGTGTCGTCACCGTCGCCACGAATGTGCCGGGGCCGCGGAGGCGGTTGCGCCTCATGGGCTGCGCAGTGGACCGGCTACTGCCGATTCCGCCGATTGCGATGCAGCTGCGGACCGGCATCGCCATCATGAGTTATACCGACCGCCTGGTCTTCGGCGTCATCGGCGACTACGACTCGACGCCCGACGTCGACGAACTGGCGAAAGGCATCGAGCGTGCCGTCGCCCGTCTGGTGGACATCAGCGTCGGCCACTGGCGCTCCACCCCGGTGGGAACACTGCAACTCGTACAGGGAGGTTGA
- a CDS encoding PQQ-dependent sugar dehydrogenase codes for MASAKRAQAGLTLDRGTECRSTALSPSAKHVARLAALAVAVGLGTAVATPAVASAEETGSASSSESGPTSSEAHPRSGATDPEPAVPGHSSPAKSAEPNSGAATPDKRELPAKRRLASRSKKSVVTLGDGVVVRSSGGARTAGVEDGAPAESAVEVVGDVETAELPEELGQSPDVVEVAPQEVAPVDETVAIEPAATEPEAPNSSSRSARHLDLLHTIKLDARQKPAGVTDTPTPLAAVETDDQVFGTLREQVQAQIQEKTPITIPPLPLPGPDSPEPVKKVWGCFCNIFTTVAPIAQQVGGLINEYLLPILAEPAPGETPDSPVLWAVLGWVRRQADQILSAPPISDFTEAVTAWGALTLQQVSQSCGEPTEGLPEELERTVIVSGLTEPVDFRFLPDDPDNADDGGILIAEKGGAIKLYKEGQGTTTLVELPTQTDFESGIGGIEVDPNFAENHYIYVSYTNGNDVDVLSRFTLSGDEATILASEKVLMASDQTAGPIHHGGEIYYEDNPGDSPDYIYWAKGDNSVSTNAQDLTNIHGKILRIHPDGTIPTDNPFYNTPGARQEIWAYGLRNPFRFDVAPNGQLLVADVGDTAWEELNVVTKGANYGWPGAEGVCVGCGYVNPIYAYDHNTPAGTASITSVLVYTGDTLPEEYRGKVFIADYTLGWIKVLTLDEDYDSYVSEQPFDGQAGTPVRLVQGPDGNIYQLNIYPGELSMIAPSGGNRAPTAVVTATPSSGYSPLVVNFSSQGSGDPDPNTTLTYHWDFGDGTTSTQANPTKTYDTNGTYNVTLTVSDGEKTGQDTQSVTVGSTAPHDLTITTPQGVALDNTKYNAGDTISFTGSALDQDETLPDSAYNWTVVFHHADHIHPVTSNVVGKTGSITVPTDPHNSADTWYEVRLTVTDSTGLSTTSSANVYPNTVTQTFTASDPEATFTIDGKPYTGSYTETSVVGVQRVLGVSSPQFVDDGQLVFVSWSDGGAQTHTIVTPGTDTNYVVTFNKVPSAL; via the coding sequence ATGGCGTCAGCGAAGCGGGCACAGGCGGGGCTGACGCTCGATCGTGGAACCGAGTGCAGATCCACGGCACTCAGTCCCTCGGCCAAACATGTTGCCCGCCTTGCGGCGTTGGCTGTTGCCGTCGGGCTTGGGACCGCCGTGGCCACGCCCGCCGTGGCGTCGGCCGAGGAGACCGGCTCTGCGTCCTCATCGGAATCTGGTCCGACGTCGTCGGAAGCGCATCCCCGATCCGGCGCGACGGATCCGGAACCCGCTGTGCCCGGGCACTCGTCGCCGGCGAAATCCGCGGAGCCGAATTCCGGCGCCGCCACCCCCGACAAGCGTGAACTGCCCGCCAAGCGCCGGCTCGCCTCGCGGTCCAAGAAGTCTGTTGTCACCCTCGGCGACGGCGTGGTCGTCCGCAGTTCGGGTGGTGCGCGCACGGCCGGTGTCGAGGACGGCGCCCCTGCTGAGAGCGCTGTCGAGGTGGTCGGGGATGTCGAAACTGCCGAACTGCCCGAGGAACTCGGTCAGTCGCCAGACGTCGTCGAGGTGGCGCCGCAAGAGGTGGCACCGGTCGACGAGACCGTCGCGATCGAGCCAGCGGCGACCGAGCCAGAGGCGCCGAATTCGTCGTCTCGGTCCGCCCGGCACCTGGACTTGCTGCACACGATCAAACTCGACGCTCGACAGAAGCCCGCCGGTGTCACCGACACCCCGACACCACTCGCCGCAGTGGAAACCGATGATCAGGTGTTCGGAACGCTGCGCGAACAGGTGCAGGCACAGATCCAGGAAAAAACGCCGATCACGATTCCGCCGCTGCCCCTGCCGGGACCGGATTCACCCGAGCCGGTCAAGAAGGTGTGGGGTTGCTTCTGCAACATCTTCACCACGGTGGCGCCCATTGCCCAGCAGGTCGGCGGCCTGATCAACGAATACCTCCTCCCGATCCTGGCTGAACCCGCGCCCGGAGAGACTCCGGACTCGCCGGTGTTGTGGGCCGTGCTCGGTTGGGTGCGTCGACAGGCCGATCAAATACTCTCCGCCCCACCGATTTCCGACTTCACCGAGGCGGTCACGGCGTGGGGAGCCCTCACGCTCCAGCAGGTGAGTCAATCCTGCGGGGAGCCCACCGAAGGACTGCCCGAGGAGCTCGAACGCACCGTCATCGTGTCGGGCCTGACGGAACCCGTGGATTTCCGGTTCCTGCCTGACGATCCGGACAACGCGGACGACGGCGGCATCCTGATCGCCGAAAAGGGTGGAGCGATCAAGCTTTACAAGGAGGGCCAAGGGACCACCACACTGGTGGAACTGCCGACCCAGACCGACTTCGAGAGCGGGATCGGCGGCATCGAGGTCGATCCGAACTTCGCCGAAAACCACTACATCTACGTGTCGTACACCAACGGGAACGACGTCGATGTGCTGTCGCGCTTCACGCTCTCCGGTGACGAGGCCACCATCCTGGCTTCCGAGAAGGTGCTGATGGCGTCGGACCAGACGGCCGGACCCATCCACCACGGCGGGGAGATCTACTACGAGGACAACCCCGGTGACAGCCCCGACTACATCTACTGGGCCAAGGGCGACAACTCGGTCAGCACCAACGCTCAGGACCTGACCAACATTCACGGCAAGATCCTGCGGATCCATCCCGATGGAACGATCCCGACCGACAACCCCTTCTACAACACCCCTGGCGCCCGCCAGGAGATCTGGGCCTACGGTCTGCGCAACCCGTTCCGGTTCGACGTCGCGCCCAACGGCCAGCTGCTGGTGGCTGACGTCGGCGACACCGCCTGGGAAGAGCTCAATGTCGTGACGAAGGGCGCCAATTACGGCTGGCCCGGAGCCGAAGGCGTGTGCGTCGGCTGTGGTTACGTGAACCCCATCTACGCCTACGACCACAACACGCCGGCCGGAACCGCCTCGATCACCTCTGTTCTGGTGTACACCGGCGACACCTTGCCCGAGGAGTATCGAGGCAAGGTGTTCATCGCCGATTACACGCTTGGCTGGATCAAGGTGCTGACCCTCGATGAGGACTACGACAGCTACGTCAGCGAGCAGCCTTTCGATGGCCAGGCGGGTACCCCGGTACGGCTGGTGCAAGGGCCCGACGGCAACATCTACCAGCTGAACATCTACCCCGGCGAACTGTCGATGATCGCGCCGTCGGGCGGCAACCGGGCGCCGACCGCCGTCGTGACGGCGACGCCGAGCAGCGGGTATTCGCCTCTGGTGGTGAACTTCTCATCGCAGGGTTCCGGCGACCCCGATCCGAACACCACACTCACCTATCACTGGGATTTCGGTGACGGCACGACCTCGACGCAGGCCAACCCGACCAAGACCTACGACACCAACGGCACCTACAACGTGACGTTGACCGTCAGCGATGGAGAGAAGACGGGCCAGGACACCCAGTCGGTCACCGTCGGCAGTACGGCACCGCACGACCTGACGATCACCACGCCGCAGGGCGTAGCGCTGGACAACACGAAATACAATGCCGGCGACACTATTTCGTTCACCGGCTCGGCTCTCGACCAGGACGAAACGCTTCCCGACAGCGCCTACAACTGGACCGTGGTGTTCCATCACGCCGACCACATCCATCCGGTCACCAGCAACGTCGTCGGCAAGACGGGCAGCATCACCGTTCCGACCGACCCGCACAACTCCGCGGACACCTGGTACGAGGTCAGGCTGACCGTCACCGACAGCACCGGCCTGTCGACGACCTCCTCGGCCAACGTCTACCCCAACACCGTCACGCAGACTTTCACCGCGAGTGACCCCGAAGCGACGTTCACGATCGACGGCAAGCCGTACACGGGCTCCTACACCGAGACGTCCGTGGTGGGGGTGCAGCGGGTGCTCGGAGTCTCGTCGCCGCAATTCGTCGACGACGGTCAACTGGTGTTCGTCAGCTGGTCCGATGGCGGCGCGCAGACCCACACGATCGTCACACCCGGCACCGACACCAACTATGTCGTGACGTTCAACAAGGTTCCGTCGGCGCTGTGA
- a CDS encoding pyridoxamine 5'-phosphate oxidase family protein — protein sequence MKGQELGVLTRRQCLDLLERVRVGRLVFTEDALPAVQPVNFRVWHDDVVIRVAGGPKLTAAIEHQVVAFQADELDPDLRTGWSVTIVGHAEPITDVDEQVEVAGTFVQPWAEGRRDHFVRIRAEKVTGRELRDHAMPHYDGHHVG from the coding sequence ATGAAGGGACAAGAGCTCGGCGTTCTCACCCGCAGGCAGTGCCTGGATCTGCTGGAACGGGTGCGCGTCGGACGACTGGTGTTCACCGAGGACGCCCTGCCGGCGGTGCAGCCGGTCAACTTCCGGGTGTGGCACGACGACGTGGTGATCCGGGTGGCCGGCGGGCCCAAACTGACCGCCGCCATCGAGCATCAGGTGGTGGCGTTCCAGGCCGACGAACTCGACCCCGACCTACGGACCGGCTGGAGCGTGACGATCGTCGGGCATGCCGAGCCGATCACCGACGTGGACGAACAGGTGGAGGTCGCCGGGACCTTCGTGCAGCCGTGGGCGGAGGGGCGTCGCGATCACTTCGTCCGGATCCGCGCTGAGAAGGTCACCGGGCGTGAGCTCCGGGACCATGCCATGCCGCACTACGACGGCCACCACGTCGGTTAG